In a single window of the Leptospira barantonii genome:
- the recN gene encoding DNA repair protein RecN, translating to MLKTLNIRDFALIEDACIDFQKGMTVITGETGAGKSLILDAISSLLGGKSSPMEIRTGAPRYVLEGVFDLSKNPVAMEWLKEKGFPFDSKELTLHRECSRDGKSRILINQSLASSTTLRGLGELLAEVHNQNDQILLLDRSEQLDIIDLHAGLIPLRNEVKECFLTYRSMKKRLEELRKNEEEKSKRIEFLTFQIKEIKEADLKDGEEEGLVQEEHLLAHGELLAENYEILSAHLADSESAILPSFPRLLSAAEKIKSIQPDFGKTLDSLQEIYIQLKEINSSVLDEKEEIFFSPDRLQFVQSRLDLISKMKKKYGSSLSEVLDCKNKAEQELEAMEKNSKNKESMEIEIEKVTSRLGSLSIQLSKARRESLIRFESSLKSELDQLGMPGAAVQVVLRWEPSPEGEISASGKSYIVNESGLDQLEFYFSPNPGEKPRPLRKIASGGEVSRVMLAIRSILGGQSNLRVLIFDEIDSGLGGEIAMDVARKLRNLAGNHQLILITHLQQIASAANDHLKISKSVEGGRTFSKAEFLSLEERTLELARMISGQRVSKGALEHAKELLKKQAV from the coding sequence ATGCTGAAGACCCTGAATATAAGAGATTTTGCTCTGATTGAAGACGCTTGTATCGACTTCCAAAAAGGAATGACGGTGATCACTGGGGAGACCGGGGCCGGAAAATCCCTGATCCTGGACGCCATATCGTCGTTGTTAGGCGGAAAGAGCAGTCCTATGGAAATCCGAACCGGAGCGCCGCGTTATGTGTTAGAGGGAGTATTCGATCTTTCCAAAAATCCGGTCGCGATGGAATGGCTTAAGGAGAAAGGATTCCCGTTTGATTCCAAGGAACTGACCTTACACAGAGAATGCAGTCGGGATGGAAAATCCAGAATTCTAATCAATCAGTCCCTGGCTTCTTCGACCACGTTACGCGGCTTAGGAGAATTGCTCGCGGAAGTACACAATCAAAACGATCAGATTCTTCTTTTGGATCGAAGCGAACAACTCGACATCATCGATTTGCACGCCGGTTTGATTCCTCTTCGAAACGAGGTGAAGGAATGTTTTCTCACGTACAGAAGTATGAAAAAACGTCTGGAGGAACTTCGCAAGAACGAAGAGGAGAAATCCAAACGGATCGAATTTCTTACGTTTCAAATCAAGGAGATCAAAGAGGCGGATCTAAAAGACGGAGAAGAGGAAGGTTTGGTGCAAGAGGAACATCTTCTGGCTCACGGAGAACTTCTTGCGGAGAATTATGAAATTCTTTCCGCACATCTGGCGGACAGCGAATCCGCGATTCTTCCTTCGTTTCCGAGACTTCTCAGCGCGGCGGAAAAGATCAAATCGATTCAACCCGATTTCGGTAAGACCTTGGATTCTTTACAGGAGATTTACATTCAATTAAAGGAAATCAATTCTTCAGTGTTGGATGAAAAGGAGGAAATTTTCTTTTCTCCCGATCGTCTTCAGTTTGTTCAATCCCGTTTGGATCTGATTTCTAAAATGAAAAAGAAATACGGTTCCAGTTTGAGCGAAGTTCTGGATTGCAAAAACAAGGCGGAACAAGAACTCGAGGCGATGGAAAAAAATTCCAAGAACAAGGAATCCATGGAGATCGAAATCGAGAAGGTCACTTCCAGACTCGGTTCTCTTTCGATTCAACTTTCCAAGGCGAGACGGGAATCTTTGATTCGTTTCGAATCTTCTTTGAAATCGGAATTGGATCAACTCGGAATGCCGGGTGCCGCGGTTCAGGTGGTTCTTCGTTGGGAACCGAGTCCCGAAGGAGAAATTTCGGCTTCCGGTAAAAGTTATATCGTAAACGAATCCGGTTTGGACCAACTCGAGTTTTATTTCAGTCCGAACCCGGGTGAAAAACCGAGACCTCTTCGTAAGATCGCTTCCGGCGGAGAAGTTTCCAGAGTGATGCTTGCCATCCGTTCGATATTAGGCGGACAATCCAATCTGAGAGTGTTGATTTTCGACGAGATCGATTCCGGCTTGGGCGGAGAGATCGCAATGGATGTGGCCCGCAAACTCAGAAATCTGGCGGGAAATCATCAGTTGATTTTGATCACACATTTGCAGCAGATTGCGTCGGCGGCAAACGATCATCTGAAAATTTCGAAATCGGTGGAAGGTGGGCGCACTTTTTCCAAGGCGGAATTCTTGAGTTTAGAAGAACGAACTTTGGAACTTGCGAGAATGATTTCGGGTCAGAGGGTATCGAAAGGCGCTCTTGAACACGCTAAAGAACTGCTGAAAAAACAGGCGGTCTAA
- a CDS encoding MotA/TolQ/ExbB proton channel family protein codes for MFLAKSDSLISAIPPESVPIVIVLVSIIGFTIIIERLIYFSKWKPITPEDWRSLKDLFRQKNWDTATDYLKGLSNGPSAQVLHAGIESSRRNADGAEEEMLSAGFAQILKMERFLSGLGTIATISPLLGVLGTVLGIIRSFEEGSGTRGAEVGISEALITTAMGLAIAIPAYVAYNYFQKKKEDTIAEMENLSGQALKYLK; via the coding sequence ATGTTTTTAGCCAAATCCGATTCTCTGATTTCCGCGATTCCTCCGGAATCCGTACCGATCGTTATCGTTTTAGTTTCCATCATCGGTTTTACAATCATCATCGAAAGATTGATCTACTTTTCAAAGTGGAAACCGATTACTCCAGAGGATTGGCGTTCTCTCAAAGACTTATTCCGTCAAAAAAATTGGGACACAGCGACCGATTATCTCAAGGGTTTGAGCAACGGTCCTTCCGCGCAGGTTCTTCACGCGGGTATCGAATCCAGTCGGAGAAACGCAGATGGCGCGGAAGAGGAAATGCTCTCCGCAGGTTTTGCTCAGATTTTAAAAATGGAAAGATTTCTTTCCGGACTCGGAACGATCGCGACGATTTCTCCCTTACTCGGAGTTCTTGGAACGGTTTTGGGAATCATTCGTTCCTTTGAAGAAGGTTCCGGTACGAGAGGAGCGGAAGTGGGTATCAGCGAGGCCTTGATCACCACCGCGATGGGACTTGCGATCGCGATTCCGGCTTACGTTGCTTACAATTACTTTCAAAAGAAAAAGGAAGATACGATAGCCGAAATGGAAAATCTTTCCGGTCAGGCTCTCAAATATCTGAAATAA
- a CDS encoding ExbD/TolR family protein — MKFRKFRSSASRGGQIELAPLIDVISFIVIYFLMNATLEKSTVMKIELPRSSSTAQEKKKDELVITVNKDGKVFLDKDTDPIPLEKLTEKINVFLGPADKREPGKNRVIIRGDGTASYQTVIKVIDKVNEAGVSKFNLAMVRQTGSGEK; from the coding sequence ATGAAATTCAGAAAGTTCCGATCTTCCGCAAGTAGAGGAGGCCAAATCGAATTGGCTCCCCTCATCGACGTTATTTCTTTTATCGTTATTTATTTTTTGATGAACGCGACTTTGGAAAAATCGACGGTGATGAAGATCGAACTTCCGCGTTCGTCGTCGACCGCACAAGAAAAGAAAAAAGACGAGCTTGTGATCACGGTCAATAAGGACGGTAAGGTGTTCTTGGACAAGGATACGGATCCGATTCCATTGGAAAAACTTACGGAAAAGATAAACGTTTTCCTCGGACCTGCGGACAAAAGAGAGCCGGGTAAAAACAGAGTTATCATTCGAGGCGACGGCACAGCGAGTTACCAAACCGTGATCAAGGTCATCGATAAGGTAAACGAGGCGGGAGTTAGTAAATTTAACTTAGCCATGGTGCGACAAACAGGTTCCGGGGAAAAATAG
- a CDS encoding BamA/OMP85 family outer membrane protein gives MALDFTLKRIFSLTLKGSVVAILLGLLFNSGELTQLLSKRSDFLGKVIKEVKFKGNKNTPDGDLESMIEMKVGKTLTKKILDKDLKTLFNSGFFYFVDIQAEDLQDGVRVIVDLKERPRVRDVEFVGADEVFPADLRDKLPLKDNEVITPQKITKSRDLILQKYRDEGFFLAYVKVELGKPDPKTNLVRVRFIIDEGEEIPVSKINVYGNESIETSEILSVMEMKEEGVFEGGNFKESSFEKDKDTIVAYLKSKGYLDAELIREGTNWEIHWENPEKKDRRVIIVNVKISEGQVYFFNGYTLNHDMSLDGEGRPLFLNKEKNPPETAKDELKPLFAPKEIEKSLDYSDGDVGVIFDETRFMRDRGSMNELYSSRGYLFAQVIPRRKVISLDRENIEYYENCYSRKSEEERKICETEYTQLHVKRLRQLYNTKPELHGKKFVHVDFNIRENNLAYVENVVIKGNKKTQDRVIRRELLFKQGDLFNSTLVNRSRERIYNLGYFKEVNFNMRPGSDQTKMNLIIEVLEQPTGTVSMGGGYGTITGFSIFTEVGENNLNGTGQKISGRLEFGPYRRLFQITWTEPWLYNKPWSLSLSLFYSSRIYNVGAVSITENNNQSSIKEQAIYSRDGVGFTVGIGHRIFINWTHFHRYSPSIYASTNPSSLVSDQVLAEVRRGWQFRSQVSNGIAYDIRDNVFNPTQGYDLLFQMDNVGQLLGGQSHFDQYRILAEYYHTWFDYSFFGLFRNNALRRWRVVQEFRSSSLFTFQRVPSYGKQDPIQNPYIQLQDLQFLGGYESLRGWFYNDAKYPTEWRDGAASRMIFGSELRFPIEPTLLWLVAFFDAGALYEEVNRATGVRRDLFTTYDQRVREAQLKDPVGYALTNSYNLSALRKADYTYEELNNPANLILSGNNIALDKFRFSWGIGLRIQIPVLPLRIYFAQKLKYSGVADHPFTKFDSDNAFQFVFGIGDYRF, from the coding sequence GTGGCTTTAGACTTTACGTTGAAACGAATATTCTCCCTAACTCTGAAAGGATCCGTAGTCGCGATTCTTTTAGGACTTTTATTTAACTCAGGAGAACTGACTCAACTCCTTTCCAAACGTTCCGACTTTTTGGGAAAGGTAATCAAAGAAGTCAAATTCAAGGGAAATAAAAATACACCGGACGGCGATCTCGAATCCATGATCGAGATGAAGGTCGGTAAAACCCTCACGAAAAAAATTCTCGATAAAGATCTTAAGACACTTTTTAACTCAGGCTTTTTCTATTTCGTAGATATCCAAGCGGAAGACTTACAAGACGGCGTTCGTGTTATCGTCGACCTCAAGGAAAGACCTCGCGTACGAGACGTGGAATTCGTCGGAGCCGACGAGGTTTTTCCCGCGGACTTAAGAGATAAGCTTCCTCTCAAAGACAACGAAGTCATCACTCCTCAAAAGATCACCAAGTCCAGGGATTTGATTCTCCAAAAATACAGAGACGAAGGATTCTTCCTCGCATACGTAAAAGTGGAGTTGGGTAAACCCGACCCGAAAACAAACTTAGTGCGTGTTCGTTTTATCATAGACGAGGGCGAGGAAATTCCCGTTTCGAAAATCAACGTATACGGAAACGAATCCATTGAAACTTCCGAAATTCTTTCCGTTATGGAGATGAAGGAAGAAGGCGTCTTCGAAGGAGGAAACTTTAAGGAATCCTCATTCGAAAAAGACAAGGACACGATCGTCGCTTATCTGAAAAGTAAGGGTTATCTCGACGCCGAATTGATTCGCGAAGGAACGAACTGGGAAATCCATTGGGAAAATCCCGAAAAAAAAGACCGAAGGGTAATCATCGTCAACGTTAAGATTTCCGAAGGTCAGGTTTACTTCTTCAACGGTTATACTTTAAATCACGATATGTCCTTAGACGGAGAAGGTCGCCCTCTCTTTTTAAACAAGGAGAAGAATCCTCCCGAAACCGCAAAGGACGAACTCAAACCTCTTTTCGCTCCGAAGGAAATCGAAAAAAGTTTGGATTACAGCGACGGGGACGTCGGTGTAATCTTCGATGAAACCCGCTTTATGCGGGATCGCGGATCGATGAACGAACTCTACAGTTCGAGAGGTTATCTTTTTGCTCAGGTGATTCCTCGTAGAAAGGTGATCTCCCTCGATCGGGAGAATATAGAATATTACGAAAATTGCTACAGTCGTAAGTCCGAAGAAGAAAGAAAAATCTGCGAAACGGAATATACACAACTTCACGTTAAACGCCTTCGACAGCTCTATAACACCAAACCCGAGTTACACGGTAAAAAATTCGTTCACGTGGATTTTAACATCCGCGAAAACAATTTGGCTTACGTCGAAAACGTGGTCATCAAAGGAAACAAGAAGACTCAGGATCGTGTGATCCGAAGAGAATTACTTTTTAAACAAGGAGACTTGTTCAATTCCACTCTCGTAAACCGTTCTCGGGAAAGGATTTATAACTTAGGTTACTTCAAAGAGGTGAACTTCAACATGAGACCGGGTTCGGATCAAACGAAGATGAACCTGATCATCGAAGTTCTCGAACAACCCACCGGAACGGTTTCCATGGGGGGTGGTTACGGAACGATCACCGGTTTTTCGATCTTTACCGAGGTCGGGGAAAACAACTTAAACGGAACCGGTCAAAAAATTTCGGGACGTCTTGAATTCGGTCCGTATCGAAGACTCTTTCAGATCACCTGGACGGAACCTTGGCTTTACAATAAACCTTGGTCCCTTTCTCTTTCTCTTTTTTATTCCTCGAGAATTTACAACGTCGGTGCGGTTTCGATTACGGAGAACAACAACCAGTCTTCCATCAAGGAACAGGCGATCTATTCCAGAGACGGGGTCGGGTTTACGGTGGGTATCGGTCATAGAATCTTCATCAACTGGACTCACTTTCATAGGTATTCTCCGAGTATCTATGCGTCCACAAATCCTTCTTCCCTCGTATCGGATCAGGTTCTTGCGGAGGTGCGGAGAGGTTGGCAATTCCGTTCTCAAGTTTCGAACGGGATCGCGTATGATATTCGGGATAACGTATTCAATCCGACACAAGGATACGATTTACTCTTTCAGATGGACAACGTAGGCCAGTTGTTAGGCGGTCAGTCCCACTTCGATCAGTATAGAATTCTCGCGGAATACTATCATACTTGGTTCGACTATAGTTTCTTCGGTCTTTTCAGAAACAACGCACTCAGACGTTGGAGGGTCGTTCAGGAATTTAGAAGTTCTTCCTTGTTTACGTTCCAACGGGTTCCTTCCTACGGTAAACAGGACCCGATTCAAAACCCGTATATACAGTTGCAGGACTTACAGTTCTTAGGCGGTTACGAATCCTTGCGCGGTTGGTTTTACAACGACGCAAAGTACCCGACCGAATGGAGGGACGGGGCGGCGAGCAGGATGATCTTCGGTTCCGAACTTAGGTTTCCGATCGAACCCACCTTACTCTGGTTAGTCGCCTTTTTCGACGCGGGAGCTCTTTATGAAGAAGTCAACCGTGCGACCGGGGTTCGAAGGGATCTTTTTACGACATACGATCAAAGGGTGAGGGAAGCGCAACTCAAGGATCCGGTCGGATACGCTCTTACGAACAGTTATAATTTAAGCGCGCTTCGCAAAGCGGATTATACCTATGAGGAATTGAACAACCCCGCGAACCTTATTCTTTCCGGAAACAACATCGCCTTGGATAAGTTTCGATTCTCTTGGGGGATCGGTCTTAGAATTCAGATCCCGGTTCTTCCTCTTCGGATTTACTTCGCTCAAAAGTTGAAATACTCCGGGGTTGCGGATCATCCGTTTACAAAATTCGATTCGGACAACGCATTTCAGTTTGTATTCGGGATCGGAGACTATAGGTTTTAA
- a CDS encoding ATP-dependent helicase gives MDPLLVGLNEEQKKAVLQVAGPVLILAGAGSGKTRVITHRIANLLVNHGIDRICAVTFTNKAAAEMLERVKGLVPFIPFNLQIKTFHSLCLYILRREASFFGFASGFTVYDTTLQESLLKQVVKDLSLDPKFYKPSMLGNYISGLKDKMLSPEAYLEKEGRTDFSKTVSAIYKEYEKRKDTSRAFDFGDLIWKTVQLFQKSPDAIAKYRHKWEYVMVDEYQDTNKVQYELVLLLAGERKNLCVVGDDDQSIYSWRGADIGNILNFEKDFPDSTVIKLEENYRSSSNIILAASKVISNNTQRKQKEIFTNNPSGSPVVLNEFENESEEAHGTITRIRSAYSSGTEYKNIAIFYRTNSQSRYFEEALRNAGIPYKIFGGFRFFDRAEIKDFIAYLNVVSNPLDSVSLLRIVNYPPRGIGDSGIEKIREFSLDKGISLLETLGQDEMPLKKAAKSKGKELYNLFSDLIEKSEKGSSPSEIALELLNRSGLMSYLKEEGTEESVARLENLQELVNSIEEYEKNSDSPSLEEYLNQISLLTSEEDTKELTDYVNLMTVHNAKGLEFKIVFLSGLEEGTFPHSMSLEDSHFGDEEERRLFYVALTRAREDLYMSYCRTSRKFGKVEDRIPSRFLSEVPRECFGDRGYGARERTARRPQGPPLASKIRETEEEFDTGFSPAPSPDNAFLKPGDRVKHKQFGIGTILSVSGKEKNTKVAIRFGNVEKNFFVAYTPLEKL, from the coding sequence GTGGATCCTCTCCTTGTCGGTCTGAACGAAGAACAAAAAAAAGCGGTTCTCCAAGTTGCAGGTCCGGTGCTGATTCTTGCGGGCGCCGGTTCGGGTAAAACCAGAGTCATCACACATAGAATCGCGAACCTTCTCGTCAATCACGGGATCGATCGTATTTGCGCGGTGACTTTTACGAACAAGGCCGCCGCGGAAATGTTGGAACGTGTAAAAGGTCTGGTTCCTTTTATCCCTTTCAATCTTCAGATCAAAACCTTTCACTCCCTTTGTCTTTATATTCTGAGAAGAGAAGCTTCCTTCTTCGGATTCGCCAGCGGATTCACCGTATACGATACGACCTTGCAGGAATCGCTTCTCAAACAAGTCGTAAAGGATCTTTCACTCGATCCGAAATTTTACAAACCTTCCATGCTCGGAAATTACATCAGCGGACTCAAAGATAAGATGTTATCCCCCGAGGCGTATCTGGAAAAGGAAGGACGGACCGATTTTTCCAAAACCGTTTCCGCGATTTACAAAGAATACGAAAAAAGAAAGGACACAAGCCGAGCTTTCGACTTCGGAGATCTCATTTGGAAAACGGTTCAACTCTTTCAGAAGTCGCCCGATGCGATCGCAAAGTATCGTCACAAATGGGAATACGTTATGGTGGACGAGTATCAGGACACGAACAAGGTCCAATACGAACTCGTTCTGCTTCTCGCCGGAGAAAGAAAGAATCTTTGTGTGGTAGGAGACGACGATCAGTCCATTTATTCTTGGAGAGGGGCGGACATCGGGAACATTCTCAACTTTGAAAAGGATTTTCCTGATTCGACGGTAATCAAACTCGAGGAGAATTATCGTTCTTCGTCGAATATCATTCTCGCGGCCTCCAAGGTTATTTCGAACAACACACAACGAAAACAAAAAGAAATTTTTACGAACAACCCTTCCGGTTCTCCCGTTGTCTTGAACGAATTTGAAAACGAATCGGAAGAGGCGCACGGAACGATCACAAGAATTCGCTCGGCGTATTCTTCAGGAACTGAATATAAGAATATTGCAATATTCTACAGAACGAATTCTCAGTCTAGATACTTCGAAGAGGCGCTTCGTAACGCGGGGATTCCGTATAAGATCTTCGGAGGTTTTCGATTTTTCGATCGCGCGGAGATCAAGGATTTTATCGCGTATTTGAACGTGGTTTCCAATCCGCTCGACAGCGTTTCTCTCCTTAGGATCGTAAATTATCCGCCGAGAGGAATCGGAGATTCGGGGATCGAAAAGATCCGTGAATTCTCCCTCGATAAGGGAATTTCACTTTTGGAAACTCTCGGACAAGACGAAATGCCCCTGAAAAAAGCGGCGAAGTCCAAGGGAAAGGAACTCTATAATCTTTTCAGCGATCTGATCGAAAAATCGGAGAAGGGTTCTTCCCCGTCCGAAATCGCATTAGAACTTTTGAATCGATCCGGTCTCATGTCCTATCTCAAAGAAGAAGGTACGGAAGAATCCGTCGCCCGTCTGGAAAACTTACAGGAGCTCGTAAACTCCATCGAAGAATACGAAAAGAATTCGGATTCTCCCTCTTTGGAAGAATATCTAAATCAGATCAGTCTTCTCACGAGCGAAGAGGACACGAAGGAACTCACGGATTACGTGAACCTAATGACGGTGCATAACGCGAAAGGACTCGAATTCAAAATTGTTTTTCTTTCGGGGCTCGAAGAGGGAACCTTTCCCCACAGCATGAGCTTGGAAGATTCTCATTTCGGAGACGAGGAAGAAAGAAGACTTTTTTACGTAGCTCTCACCCGCGCTCGGGAAGATTTGTATATGAGTTATTGTAGAACCTCGAGAAAGTTCGGCAAAGTCGAAGACCGGATTCCTTCCCGATTCTTATCCGAGGTTCCGAGAGAATGTTTTGGAGATCGGGGTTACGGCGCAAGAGAACGAACCGCAAGAAGACCTCAAGGCCCGCCCTTGGCCTCCAAGATCCGCGAAACCGAGGAAGAATTCGACACCGGATTTTCACCCGCTCCTTCGCCCGATAACGCGTTTCTCAAACCGGGGGACCGCGTAAAACACAAACAATTCGGAATCGGGACCATTCTAAGCGTTTCCGGAAAAGAAAAAAACACGAAGGTCGCGATCCGTTTCGGAAACGTTGAGAAGAACTTTTTTGTTGCCTATACCCCGCTTGAGAAATTATAA
- a CDS encoding LIC11625 family surface-exposed protein, translated as MKKLLAISLLLLIAFAGLQAGKSQGVVEEFNKVEEFNKNVKLSDSAKKATLEKNLLSAVKYTLHHRYLEYKEITKDLNAESMLYEPQKGTYTVYVKYKKYLFFYSFKMDPEVYLQTPENEVFYIRPENLDDPHKENTPSADKTGK; from the coding sequence ATGAAGAAATTACTCGCAATCTCTCTTTTACTTCTCATTGCCTTTGCCGGGCTTCAGGCAGGAAAATCCCAAGGTGTCGTGGAAGAATTCAACAAGGTGGAAGAATTCAACAAGAACGTTAAACTTTCGGACTCGGCTAAAAAAGCGACTCTGGAAAAGAATCTTCTCTCCGCCGTTAAATACACGCTTCACCACAGATATTTGGAATATAAGGAAATTACGAAGGACCTGAACGCGGAGAGTATGCTCTACGAACCTCAAAAAGGAACGTATACGGTTTACGTAAAGTATAAGAAGTATCTTTTCTTCTACAGCTTCAAAATGGATCCTGAAGTTTATCTTCAAACTCCGGAAAACGAGGTTTTTTACATTCGTCCCGAGAATTTGGACGATCCGCACAAGGAAAACACTCCTTCCGCGGACAAAACCGGAAAGTAA
- a CDS encoding 3'(2'),5'-bisphosphate nucleotidase CysQ, which produces MDSIQYLQPAVDSVLEAGKIVLEIYNSDFKVKDKGKNDPVTEADVKAGLHIADRLSFLNIPILSEEDSERKDISNLHAAWILDPIDGTREFVHKNPEFAISLGLSVAGRATLGVIFNPVTYELIYGVENFGVAYQKFDRIPDSFSISTENLTKVLNSSEPVKKALISRTEEKEGLFRSSMLPSGWEFKAIGSIAYKLGLVAAGKAALSLSLKPKNEWDICAGIALVKASGGSDLEIRSGKPYEFQTVSGRGEGLIAGHSSSLNGVWENSKSYFQGALRDWD; this is translated from the coding sequence TTGGATTCGATTCAATATCTTCAGCCCGCCGTAGACTCTGTTCTCGAGGCGGGCAAAATCGTATTAGAAATCTATAATTCGGATTTCAAGGTCAAGGATAAGGGGAAAAACGACCCCGTAACCGAGGCCGACGTGAAAGCCGGTCTTCATATCGCCGATCGTTTAAGCTTTTTGAATATTCCGATTCTTTCCGAAGAGGATTCGGAAAGAAAGGACATATCCAATCTCCACGCGGCTTGGATCTTGGATCCGATCGACGGAACCCGAGAATTCGTGCATAAAAATCCCGAGTTTGCGATCAGTCTCGGTTTGTCCGTTGCCGGACGAGCCACGTTAGGCGTTATCTTCAATCCGGTCACATACGAACTCATATACGGTGTCGAAAACTTCGGAGTCGCTTATCAAAAGTTCGATCGTATTCCCGATTCGTTTTCGATTTCGACGGAGAATTTAACGAAAGTTTTGAATTCTTCCGAACCGGTCAAAAAGGCTTTGATTTCAAGAACCGAAGAAAAGGAAGGATTGTTTCGTTCTTCCATGCTTCCTTCCGGCTGGGAATTTAAAGCGATCGGTTCGATCGCGTATAAACTCGGTTTGGTGGCGGCCGGAAAAGCGGCTTTGTCGCTTTCTTTAAAACCCAAAAACGAATGGGATATCTGCGCCGGAATCGCGCTCGTAAAAGCTTCCGGCGGTTCCGATTTGGAAATCCGATCCGGAAAACCTTACGAGTTTCAAACCGTGAGCGGAAGAGGAGAGGGGTTGATCGCCGGTCATTCTTCTTCCTTGAACGGGGTTTGGGAAAATTCGAAATCTTATTTTCAGGGCGCTCTTCGAGATTGGGACTGA
- a CDS encoding glycosyltransferase family 4 protein: MKKKEYSKNNIQKIKIGMDARPFSTPVSGVGKMIHSALLDLGNDPSFEFYLFSHRDLHPSYADLLKLPGIRFIKGEGVLSKKGGLYFAIALPLQLRKLDLDLFWGTQQVFPPFLSKKTATVLTYNDLVAYRFPDTMRTLARIQQKFYLSRSIRRANKLLPISQSTADEVSSFFGIPPEKMQVVYPGIELSEFKGLLKQKPGKRVDSLPKKYFLSVSTVEPRKNYQFLYRAYLEYSKSVKSNQRYSWVIGGKAGWEDPAFIETLRSEESKAAGIVWIESPSDVELAHMYQKCSLFLFASLYEGFGIPLLEALSLQKPAIVTDLSVFREIGADKIQYLKLEESLWTNALLQFSQKPYPGKKADIRKFYRSVAAKTIAGQIREVLKSKTTSSSR, from the coding sequence ATGAAGAAAAAAGAATATTCAAAAAATAACATACAAAAAATTAAAATCGGAATGGACGCTAGGCCGTTCTCAACGCCCGTCTCCGGCGTGGGAAAGATGATTCACAGCGCCCTTTTGGATTTGGGGAACGACCCCAGTTTCGAATTTTATCTTTTTTCGCACAGGGACTTACATCCGAGTTACGCGGATCTTTTGAAGTTACCCGGAATCCGTTTTATCAAGGGAGAAGGGGTTCTTTCTAAGAAAGGCGGACTTTACTTTGCGATCGCACTGCCGTTGCAGTTGAGAAAACTGGATCTGGATCTTTTCTGGGGAACACAGCAGGTATTTCCACCCTTTCTTTCCAAAAAAACGGCGACCGTGCTGACCTACAACGATCTGGTAGCCTATCGTTTTCCGGATACGATGCGAACTCTCGCGAGAATTCAGCAAAAATTTTATCTTTCTCGTTCGATTCGACGCGCGAATAAACTGCTTCCGATTTCACAATCGACTGCGGACGAAGTTTCTTCTTTTTTCGGAATTCCTCCGGAAAAGATGCAGGTTGTTTATCCGGGAATAGAGCTTTCCGAATTCAAGGGATTGCTCAAACAAAAACCGGGAAAGCGCGTAGATTCTCTGCCGAAAAAATATTTTCTATCCGTTTCCACCGTGGAACCCAGAAAGAACTATCAGTTTTTGTATAGGGCATATCTGGAATATTCAAAATCCGTAAAGTCGAATCAAAGATATTCCTGGGTGATCGGAGGAAAGGCCGGTTGGGAAGATCCAGCATTTATCGAAACTCTTCGAAGCGAAGAAAGTAAGGCCGCAGGAATCGTATGGATCGAAAGTCCGAGCGACGTGGAACTCGCGCACATGTATCAAAAATGTTCCCTGTTTTTGTTCGCGTCCTTGTATGAAGGATTCGGAATTCCTCTTTTGGAAGCGTTGAGTCTGCAAAAACCCGCGATCGTTACGGACCTTTCCGTTTTTCGTGAAATCGGCGCGGACAAGATTCAATATCTGAAACTGGAAGAAAGTCTTTGGACGAACGCGCTTTTACAATTCTCCCAAAAGCCCTATCCTGGGAAAAAAGCGGATATCCGAAAATTCTATCGAAGTGTTGCGGCGAAAACGATCGCGGGTCAAATTCGAGAAGTGTTAAAATCTAAAACCACTTCTTCCAGCCGCTGA
- a CDS encoding TlpA family protein disulfide reductase, with the protein MFRFYSILPFVFFSLFACNFSKEESVLYKLSLYDLEGHAVSLKDYKGKVLLMDVWASWCEPCKDAVPVLEKLSKDLEGKNGILLGINTEPELTKEEHLKAAREFGMTYPFFVDQDFSFVNQYKVEGQPALIVFSPSGTLLKIQYGIRERDYPKLRASFSNWFSAP; encoded by the coding sequence ATGTTTCGTTTTTATTCGATTTTACCGTTCGTTTTTTTCTCGTTATTCGCCTGTAATTTTTCCAAGGAAGAATCGGTTCTCTATAAACTTTCTCTATACGATTTGGAGGGACATGCGGTTTCTCTCAAGGACTATAAGGGAAAGGTTTTGCTTATGGATGTCTGGGCTTCTTGGTGCGAACCTTGTAAGGACGCGGTTCCGGTTCTTGAAAAACTTTCGAAGGATCTCGAAGGGAAGAATGGAATTCTTCTCGGAATCAATACCGAGCCGGAACTCACCAAGGAAGAACATCTCAAAGCGGCTCGGGAATTCGGAATGACGTATCCATTTTTTGTGGATCAGGATTTTTCATTCGTGAATCAATACAAGGTGGAAGGTCAACCGGCATTGATCGTCTTCAGTCCTTCGGGAACTCTTCTGAAAATTCAATATGGAATCCGAGAACGAGATTATCCGAAACTCAGGGCGAGTTTTTCGAATTGGTTCAGTGCACCATAG